In Camelina sativa cultivar DH55 chromosome 13, Cs, whole genome shotgun sequence, the genomic window ACGCAACGAAAATCAAAGGCTGAGGGGTGACTTGTAAATTAATCGCGAAGGAGTTTCGTATTCGTTCTTCCACCCTTGGATTGATAATAAAGTTCATTGATCTTGACGGTCAAAAATGACGCCACCTGTTAGTTTCAGTAGACTTGGGTGCAGTGGATCCAAGACTAGTACTAACTCAAACCTCGTGCTCAAGGATGGATGATACAACAACAGTGGCGTTTTAGACCAAAgagtctctcttctttcttcttcttcttcttcttcttcttcttcttcttcttctccaccagaATTGGGTTTAGGGtcatcttctatttcttctATCCAAAGAAACAATTCAAATGGAGAACCTAACCCTAGTTTCTTGctcagcttcttctccaaagCTGTTAATCGGATGCAATTTCACTTCCTCGCTTAAAAACCCAGTAGGGTTTTCTCGTCAGACTCCTAAAATTGTCCTCCGCTGCTCCAAAATCTCCGCCTCTGCTCAATCTCAGTCTCCCTCTTCTCGTCCGGAGAATGAAACTGGTTAGTCCGCAACTCTCACTCATAACGCTATGATTTGTGATGGAAAAGTTCGTTAATTTTTCCAGTTTCTTACATTTATCAGTAGAATTGAAACTCAATTTGTAAACCCTTTTGGACTGGTAAGAGATGAGCTTATGAATTGCTCTAtcacacttaaaaaaaatccacaCTTTTGTGAATCTGCAATTCGAATTCTGTAAATGCCTTGTTAACTTCTGTTCATTTGCAGTGGTTGTGAAGCATCGAAGCAAAGCTTTTGCAAGTATTTTTTCATCGAGTCGTGATAAACAGACAACTTCTGTTGCTCCCCCAAGTGTGCCTGTGCCGCCACCATCTTCACCAACCATGTAAGTTTCAACTCATGTTCCTGGTTTTGGAAATTGTGCTTAGTTTATTGTATTGTTTGATTCTTGGtacttaatttgtgttttttcactTGTAGAGGATCACCACTTTTCTGGATTGGTGTTGGAGTTGGGCTATCAGCTTTGTTCTCATTGGTGAGTATCATGATTCCTCTATACATATTCTTTCTTGCTTCAATATCTAAGAATAATtacctgattttttttattttgttttgatggcATTGCAGGTAACTTCAAACTTAAAGGTACAAATACTAGGCCCTGTATGCTTTATGGGACTTTTGTTCTCTAGTCTTTTGCAGAACCACGATTTTATGCTTCATGTTATCTCTAGTGTGTAGTGCTCATGTATCTGAAATAATATTATCAACTAAATTGGTTATCTTAACAAGGGAAACAGTTTGCTCATACTTTTTGAACCATATATTTAAGCATGGAAGATTTGCCTCTCTTTTTTTGGGTAGTCACTTGATTCATAGATAGAAATTTACATACCGTTATGGTTTTAGTGATGCAATTCAGGTATTCACACCTATAATCATTTTCATAACTATTTGATTGGAATATACTTCACAACTTCTCAATACTTTCCCTCATTATTCTCTAACTGGCTCTAACTGGCTGTTACTCTCTCTGGGCTTTTTTTGGCTTTCATTTCAgaaatatgcaatgcaaacagctatgaagacgatgatgaacCAGATGAATACGCAAAATAGTCAGTTTAATAATCCCGGATTCCCATCAGGATCAGCTTTTCCGTTTCCATTTCCTCCTCAACCAACTCCTTCTTCCTCGCCATTCCAGTCTCAATCCCCGTCTTCAGGTGCTACTGTTGATGTGATGCCGTCAAAAGTTAATACTCCTCCTTCGACTAAACCGCAACCTACCCCTACAAAGGATATAGAAGTGGATAAGCCAAGTGTTGTTTTAGAGGAAAGcaaagtaaagaaagaagaaaagaactaTGGTAGATTCTTTTGTCAAAAATCAACCTCTTCTCATTTGTACCTTCAGTTTTAACCTTCTTCCTTTCTCATTTTCTAAGTTTCTAATTTGGAATCTGTTAAAACTTTGGAATGGATGCAGCCTTTGAAGACGTCTCACCTGAGGAAACCACAAAAGAAAGCCCATTTAGCAACTATGCTGAAGTCTCAGAAACTAGTCCCTCCAAAGAAACTCGCTTGTTTGAGGATGTAAGTTccgttttcttttgtatctgCACAGCACACCAAGTGGTGATTTGAAACGTGACCTAATTTTGCTAACCCACGAGATTTTTGTGCTCTCTTTTTTGATCTTTGATTGAAGGTTTTGCAAAATGGAGCTGGTCCGGCAAATGGTGCCACTGCTTCAGAGGTTTTTCAATCTTTGGGTGAGTTAATGAATTGCAGTTTTCATCGCTTGCAGAGCACTTTGCTTAATTCATGATTAAGGCTAGagatttcctttttattctGTAGCTTGTGccaacaattaaaaacaaaggaATATTTTTAAATTGGTGATTAAGAGGAATAATTTGGTTTCGAGAGGGTTTACTCCGTTACTTATGACCTTCTGCTAGTTCTTGCTCTGTATTGGTATAAGACATGCAGCATTATGGAATACTTGTTAGTTATATAGAATTTTGTCAGGCAATGAGCAGTACATAAGGTTGTTTCTTCAGATCTTTGCTTTTGGTATACTGGCATACTGGTATACTAGTCTCTCTTTTAATCTCATTTATCATAACTATATGTTTTAATCTCATTTATTatgactttttcttttctcatctgCTTGCATAATAGTCTCTCTTTCCTTCTGATTCCTTGGTCTCTCTGATGTTTACACAGGCGGTGGGAAAGGAGGGCCGGGTTTGTCAGTAGAAGCTTTAGAGAAAATGATGGAAGATCCAACAGTTCAGAAGATGGTTTACCCGTAACTCATCTCCCCTATCACATTATCTTCAAATGCTTCCCTTACGTTTATCTTTAAAACTGGTTTCTTAGATGACATTTGGTAACATGCAGATACTTGCCTGAAGAGATGAGGAACCCAGAAACTTTCAAATGTAAGTCTGTTAATATGTAGTCCtgttattattatcatctttgttcttatctctctgttttagaAAAAAGGTTAGGTGACTATCTTTGAATGGAAACCTAGAACTCGTTTATATCAGGGGATTTCAGAATTGTCTCCACTCACCCACCCAGTCGTGAAAAAATGATCTAATTGACTTATCATCTCGACTTGAAAATTTGTAGGGATGCTTAAAAATCCTCAGTACCGTCAACAGTTACAGGACATGCTGTAAGCTCCATTTAACAggcaaatttatttattttccattgcTTTTAAGAATCTCTaaactatattattaagaaatacttttgtttgttaCATGGATTTAGGAATAACATGAGTGGGAGTGGTGAATGGGACAAGCGAATGACAGATACCTTGAAGAATTTTGACCTGAATAGTCCTGAAGTGAAGCAACAATTCAGTAAGACATATCTCAATTTCTTCTACCAAGTTGATGatactattatttttgtgaCGTAAAATAGGATTGATACTCATTAATTGAAACGATACGTATTTCTCAGATCAAATAGGACTGACTCCAGAAGAAGTCATATCTAAGATCATGGAGAACCCTGATGTTGCCATGGCATTCCAGAATCCGAGAGTCCAAGCGGCGTTAATGGAAGTACGTATTCTTTAACTTGAAGGAGAGGAATCGCTTTTGAGATTCCACATTTTCTCATATACAAAAGCAAAACGTATATTGATtgataattgttgttgttggctgCAGTGCTCAGAGAACCCAATGAACATCATGAAGTACCAGAACGACAAAGAGGTAATACTGAAATCTTCTGATACACTTCCTCTACGTTCGTTCTCCGAAAGAGAATCATAAGGAGAATACTTGTGTAAGAAacttgatgttttgttttgtgttgtgttgcaGGTAATGGATGTGTTCAACAAGATATCGCAGCTCTTCCCAGGAATGACGGGTTGATTAATAAAAAAGCTCacgtcttttgtttttttgaaccCATTGGCTTGAAATGTCACCATGTCTTTAGCTTTTTGTAGGAGAAaaacatgctttttttttttttttggagtcaAAAGATTGTTAAGTTTTGGTCAGATCATCAGAGAGAATTGTGTAAACCCATATAATATATTCATCTTATATCTCCGTCTCTAAACGTTGTTTTGTAGCGTTTGGTTTTGATACATTTGATTTGTTGTCTAATAAAAAGTCCATAAAGAGCAAATAAAGGAAGAATGGCTTGAAAGCCACTATCTCGCAAAAGTTGATCAAAAATGCCATCTttctatttcttatttttgaacaatattttttaaacggaaaatagggaaaaagtttaaaaatccttcattaaaaaacaaaattacatatcCAACTAACCTATTTGACCCAATTCGAATATAACCTATAACCCGACCCATTTACCCAAAATCTAAATTGAGGCCCACCAAAATTACCCTAATTGTAACAAAGAAGAGTGGAGAGGATTTCTCCATCGCCGACCCCCGACTTGTGTTCCTCCGTTTTCCGTTTCCCCTCCCGATTCCGACAGAACCTCTTTTCCGACAAGTAAATGCTTGAATCGACGAGGTCCAACGTTAACTCTTCTCCCGGTGAGTCATCTTTTCCGTCGACCCTTCTCCCCGACGAGGTCTGACTgtgttcttcaacttctttgtaAGATCTGTTGCCTagtttcatcttctttgtcgAAATTGGCATCTTAATAGTTAGTTTCTATCATATTCAGTCTTAGGCAATTATATTAGTAGCGATTTATCAtgttgtgttttggttgttctttCGTATTTTTcataatgtaatttgttttgttttggtttctttttgttgttagcAATGACTATTGTAAGAGACGGTGGTAGAGTATATGATTCGACAGAAAGAGCAGTTGAAGAAATAGGAGAAGCTCTAAACGAAACTAATCCTCTCACAGAACCATCACCTCCCACAGAACTATCACAAGCAACAGAAGAACGAGAAGCAGAAGGTGATGGGGAAGAAGAAATCTCAGATGCTCAGGTACAATAGCATGAGTAATAGTGGTTCTGTACAACtagtaaaaaagaaagtttGTTGTGTTAGGATTAAGTAAGTAAATTTGTATGAATTTTCAGGAtacaaatgatgatgatgatgatgaagagcaaCCGCTGCAGCCACAGGATATGTTCTTCTATCCACCTGAATACACCAAGAGTTGTAAATTAGGCACAAGGTGTACTGTGACGTAGACAGTGAATTTCATTGATCAGTTTGAGCCATAACGGAAATGGTTTAAAGAGCATTCTCAGTTTAAGCACAGATTCCATATGCCTCAGGAGCCAAATCACATGATTCAAGGCATGTGGATGCTTTTTCTTCGCACAGCTTGTACGGAGATGCAAAGAGAATGCTGGTTTGTGGTAAATGGAGTCCCTGTTAGGTATTCGTTGAGAGAACATGCACTTTTAACTGGATTGGACTGCCATGATTACCCCACTTGTTATAAGGATAAAAAGTTGTGGTCTTACAAGTGTGTTCAGAGGGTGTTTTGGAAGAAatgataaaatcaaaatcagtgATGTCGAAGCAAAACTAGAGGAAATGCAGAATAACAGTATTGACCGGAGGAAGTTGACTATCTTGTACTTCTTAAGCAAGATAGTGGTAGCGAAGTCAAAGACCGATGGAAACATAGATCCGTTTATTCTGAGTGTTATTGATGATTTGGATGTTTGTGAGAAGTTTCCATGGGGACGTTAGTCATTCGATAAATGTATGAATGGGATCCGGTCGGCGATGACAAACTAAAAGGGATCCGTAAAGGGATCCGTGAAACCAAATGCGCATATCACTTTTTCCGGGTTCATCATTCCTTTGGAGGTAGCAttgagatattattatttaacaattaGATATTACTGTGGATATtagttgattttaaaaattggatATTAGTATGTGTAGATTCTGGCATTTGAGTGTATTCCACATCTTCAACGCAAATTCATAGTAGCTGTACCCGCAGAGAAAGACTGTCCACGCATGTGCAAGTACAAGTTCTCTGAAAGTTTAATGCGAGGATTTTCATTGGATGAAATAAATGCAGCACTTGGAAGTATTAAGGTTAGAGTTTGGTATCTTGGAACCTCAATTGTTTGTGTTTTCCTTAAAgaagtattaatttaaatttatttattgtttgtaGAATATAACTAGCATCTTGAAACCGgatgaggaagagaaagctCTTTTGAGCCGCATAATAGACGATAATTCTGCTGATGAAGGGATAGGTTTTATAGATCCCATTGTTGATAGTTGGAGAGAGCATCttattgtgaagaagaagaaaatattgtggAAGGGTGTTTACCAAACAGACTTAGAGCACATAAAATATTGTGGTTGATCTTGAAAGATGTATGGCGCATGAGAGTGGAAAAGGAGTGAAAGAAACATACACGCCTCAACCCATGGATGATATGAATTTTGTGACACCTAGTTCCATGAATTATCAATCACGTGAATTAGTTGTCTatactagaagaagaagaagaattaatcGTTCAGTTGTACTTTCGTTGAATACTTGTTGCAGGTTGTGTGTACTTTGGTAGATTTGAGTAAACGGTACAACTAGGTCGCAATATTTGGTCTTATGGTTAACCGCtcaaaagaaagtgaagaatTAATCGTTCAGTTGTACTTTCGTTGAATACTTGTTGCAGGTTGTGTGTAATTTGGTAGATTTGAGTAAACGGTACAACTAGGTCGCAGTATTTGGTCTTATGGTTAAAACTGATGTTGTTGTAGGAACTGATCTGATTGGTATTGTACTTTCGTTGAATACTTGTTGCAGGTTGTGTGTACTTTGGTTGAATTGAGTAAACGGTACAACTAGGTCGCGGTACAACTAGGTCGCAGTACAACTAGGTACAACTGAGAACATTGGTACAACTGAGAACATTAGTACATCTGAGAACAAATACATCATGATTTTAGAATAAACAGAACactaggaagaaaaaaaaatatatatccaacgtttttctaataaaataacAGCGCACGTGTGGGTGTGTGGGGTTCTATGATAAATGGCGGCGCAATTTAGTCATAGTTGTACCTGGGTGTACAGTTGTATTATGCTCGCCATAGTTGGACTTTAGAGATATTAGTGAATTTGTGGTTGGACTTGAATAATGTATACTCTGATGTAGTTGGACACATTACTTCACATCATTAATTATCATCTAAAAGGTTTGGATaagataaattttcaaaaattataatttccaTAATCatttggataaaataggttAAGTTGTAGAAATTGTTCCTTATATTATTAAGAGTGTTTAAATGGAAGATGTTTTACTGAAATACataatttgaattattttataagttttggaTCAGATTGGTATTCTTGTACAAAATGTTATTATTACTGTaactaatttattgttttgtaatcaTAATTTTACTTAACAACTACTTTGTAATTAAGTCATAGTTGTACCTAGTAGAACCTTGTTGTACCCAAAAATAGAGAATCGAAACACGAGTACAGATTAAGTCATAGTTGTACCTAGTAGAACCTGGTTGTACCGAATACAAGAGAATCCAAACACGAGTACATATTAAGTTTTACTTCTAccataatacaaaaaaattgaagtacAATGTAAAGACACAGATTAAGAGGTTTCAGGAGGCTGCAACCAATTGTCCAAGTTTATGCCAGGCCGAGACTTGTTCCTCTTCTTCCGATAATGTTCTCTcgaagataaaaaaatgtttttcttgagTTCTTCCATTTTTAGGAGTGTACTCTGGAGGTAAGGCGAACAACTGACGTTTTTCTTTAGGAACACTCCAACTCGACTCATGCGGTACTAAAAATATCGTTCTATAATATGCCAATGCCCAAGTCTCTATCAAATAATAAATCGAGCATAATTCATGGATTTGGATATTCATAgctcttccttccttcctcaTCAGGTTCCTGGTTGCGGCAATCGCATGAACACAAGGATACTTGTCTATATCACTAACATGTTGTTTCTTACCTCTCAAGGCAGTAGAGTATGACAACTGCAAACCAAGTCTTCTTTGCACGATGTTCATGATGTTTTTAGGAGTAGGGGTGTCGAATTGACCTGGATAGTCATCATGCAAAATAGATGCTACTAATCGTGTTGACCCTTTTTGTTTACTAATGCTTGTACTCGCGACACATCGAGAGCATGTATGCATCTTTCTGTGTACTCTGACACTAAAATAGTCAGAATTCTTAACTCTTGCAACATGTAAATACCACTTACAACCTTTTGAATCTTGCTTGCATCTTAACATAAGTCGATCCGCATCCGacttaaatgttttaatattaaagCAGTTTTTATTTGCAGCTCTATGAACCAGATCTTGCACATCCTCCTTAGAGCaaaattcttgatttatttCAAGACCTGTACCATCTTCCCATTCTTTAAACTGACTTTTTTCGACATTAGATGGGAGCTCTGCATACTCATGCCTATCATCCATATCTGAATCTGAAACATCAGCCCCAGATTCATTTATTTGTCCTACATTCTCACACTCTTCATTAACAATAATCTCTTCATTAACAAAACTCTCCAACACCTCCTCAATAATCGGCTCATTTTGTTGTTCACACGGGTTGAAAATAGTTAGAATGCCAGCATTTTCTACATCAACAGCTTTGCCATATGAAACCAGCTCCCCATAATTCAAACCAACTGAACTTACTCGCTCTACTCTTGAAAGTTGCGCAACCCTCTGGTTTGCTTCCAAATTGCTAAATAACTCTACATGCAACACAAGTTTAAGTCCATCTTTATCCACTGATGTTAGATAGACAAAACCGTCCTCGTCATCTACAATATACCACTCTCTCCGAGCATTAGATAGACTATAGCTCAATTTCAACATACCCTTCGTTTCATCTATCCCAATCTTCCTCCTTATCTTATCAACTAACACTGAGAAAGTTATTTGCTCCAAAGAAGAGGTCTTAAGTGATATAGCGTATAAACCATTTTTTGAAATCCATTCATGCTCCTCTGAATAATGCCCTCCATAATCAAAATGAACGTTTGTGTGTATGCTTTTTATTGCctcctaaaaataaaacacaataaattcAAACACAATTCTTATTTACACACAATTCATCACAATCAAACCAATTGTACATTTTTTCCAAATAACCTACTTTTCATATCAAATCCCTAATTTAACTTCTCCAAATTCTCTAACAATAAGGAAAAAAGGCCAACCTGAACCCACACGCGACGTTAGGATGCGGCGACGTCAGAAGAGCTGGAGTAGGCGAGCTTACCAAGTTTTCCGACGTCCCACGACCGGAGGAGCTGCGTCTCGGAGCATTACAACCAGAGGAGGAAGGAAAGAGGAGGCTGAGCAGCTAAGTAAGAGAGGAGCAAAACATGGGTCAGCTTATAAAGAGAGAACGAGTTACGTTGGATTGGTTTTACTTTGCTCAGAGAGGAATTG contains:
- the LOC104735695 gene encoding protein TIC 40, chloroplastic produces the protein MENLTLVSCSASSPKLLIGCNFTSSLKNPVGFSRQTPKIVLRCSKISASAQSQSPSSRPENETVVVKHRSKAFASIFSSSRDKQTTSVAPPSVPVPPPSSPTIGSPLFWIGVGVGLSALFSLVTSNLKKYAMQTAMKTMMNQMNTQNSQFNNPGFPSGSAFPFPFPPQPTPSSSPFQSQSPSSGATVDVMPSKVNTPPSTKPQPTPTKDIEVDKPSVVLEESKVKKEEKNYAFEDVSPEETTKESPFSNYAEVSETSPSKETRLFEDVLQNGAGPANGATASEVFQSLGGGKGGPGLSVEALEKMMEDPTVQKMVYPYLPEEMRNPETFKWMLKNPQYRQQLQDMLNNMSGSGEWDKRMTDTLKNFDLNSPEVKQQFNQIGLTPEEVISKIMENPDVAMAFQNPRVQAALMECSENPMNIMKYQNDKEVMDVFNKISQLFPGMTG